TTCCAGTGCAATCTCGACGGCATTTTCAAAATCATAGTCAGGAAAGACCGGCGCGACATCTCTTTGAGGAATTTCAAATGGTGTTGAAGGATTACGCCCCATTGAATTATTCAGGGCGGCTTTGGCAAATTGAATTTCATTCTGCGCATTGATCAGGTTTGCACGCTGATTGCTGATATTTACTTTGGCCTGATAGATTTCCGCCTTGGACATTAATCCGATATCCATCATGGATTCATGATAGTCCATATTTTCTTTGGCAGCCTTGACAGCCTCTACATACACATCCTTTACCTCACGCGCCTTTAAGAGGTCAAAATACGCTTTTTTCACGTTAGCGATAACCTGATGCCGCTGACTGATCAGTCGGTGCTGATCTGCTTTCTGAATGGCTTTTGCCGTGCGGATCGAATTTGTCGTACGGCCGAAATCATACAGAGTCTGATCCAGAGACACTCCAAAAGAGTATTGATTCCACTCTGTTTTGCTCTGGTTGATCTGTCGTTGTTCATAAATAACCCTGCCCGTTTCCGGATCGGTTGCCACCGGTACATTCTCTTTCAGGGAGCGCGGTCCCTGAATGGTTTTTCCGGCCCCGAGCTGAGTCCGACAGTCGGCAGCCAATTTGAGCGCGCGCTGACAACCTGAGTGCCGGAAATGTCCACCTGGGTCTCGGCTATTCGAAGCTGAGAATTATTTTGCAGGGCGATATTAATACATTGATCAAGGTCAAGAGTTTCCTGTGCAGACAGAACAGAGCAGCACAGGACGATCATCAATAGAATTCGTTTCTTCATGATAGGGTCTCCATATTTACGTTTTCGCTTATTGACCAAATGCGGTTCCCAGGCCGGCTGCAGCCAGATAATAAATCAGAAAAAGCGCTGCCACCCAGGGCCAAACCTTTTTAACATCTGCCCGGGTAATCACCGCAAGTCCGATGCACAATACAGCGATCGACCAGATGTTAAAGACTTCAATATTTGCCAGAAATTTGTATAAAAATCCAGAGCTGGCGTCAGACGGCATAAACGTAGCCAGACTGAAATGCACGTCCATACTGTTCTTTGACAGCATAATCGGCAGTTTTATCAGACCTCCCAGGGAAATAATCAGGTACCGGTAGACATTTAATCCCATGGCCTGATGAAAGGTCATACTGCTGGCCAAAACGGTATTACCGACAAACAACCAGACCAGGCCTCCTGCAGCCAGCATCATAGCCACACCGATCAAAGCAGACGGATAGACGAAAAGTCCGGACCATTGCCGGGCCTTTTCCAGGGCTTGATCCATTTCCTGCTGACTCATTCCCATTTTTTCATATTGCTTGATCATGGCTTCTTTCTGCATGTCTGCAATGACCGGCTGCAGCATAAAAGTTGTAAACAAGCCGATTAAGAGAATAAGAATGAATGGAATGATCCATTTTGGTTTCTCGCGGACTGCAGTAAAGGTGGCTGTCGGCGCCAGAAAAACATTAATAATTCTCTGAAAAACATTCATATCCTTTTCCTGTGATTGTACATTACTCATTGTTCCCTCTTTCCATTTTGTTCTGGTTTACGTGAATTCATTTTGAATGTTTCGTTAATTCCAATAAATCGATGAAACCGAAATACGGAGAACCCCTACCGATGATGCATTCTACGATGGATGGTCTGTGGAATAGACCAATATACATATATTGATACACACAAGACAAGGAAATATTTGCATCAATTTCAATTTCATTTTGTTTTTTCACCATTTGTTTCCTATATTTGAACATTATTCAGAATATTTAGTAAATGGAGGAAGCGAGTATATGAATGAGTCCAAACGCACTCGTTTGTTAAAGGCTGCCATCAAGGTCTTTGCGCGCCATGGTTTTTTTAAATCCAAAGTCGAGGATATCGCCAAAGAAGCAGGTGTTGCCACCGGCACGACTTATTTATATTTTGAAAACAAGGACGATCTGCTGATATCGATTTTTGAAGAAGAGATGGCCCCTATTATTGAACGAATCAGAACTCTGATGCAGGAAAAAAGCACAGCAACGGAAAAAATCATTACATTCATTGAACAGCACTTTGAAATCGTCAAAAACAATCCCGACCTGGCGGTGCTCTTTGAAGTCGAGCTGAGACAGAGCAACAAATTTTTGCATAATTATCACGGAACACGTTTCAAGGAATATCTGGATATCATCGGCACTGCCTTTTCACAGGGTCAGGAAAAGGGAGAATTTCGCACGGATATCCATCCCAGCATTTTCAAACAAATCGTATTTGGTGCGGTCGATCATATATCCTCCAATTACGCGCTTTCAGCGAGTAAAAATCTGGATCTCAATATTGCGGCCCAAATGATCAGCGATACGGTACTGAATGGTGTGGTCGTTAAATAAAAAAGGGTGATGAAATCATCCCGCATTGAAAATTTTGCAATCAATAACTTTGCTATTGTTTAAATAACAATCCGGCCTGAAAAACGCCGGATTTTTCATATCAGGAAAAGAATAATGTCGGAACACGCAACCCCCTGTATCATCATTCATCACAGTGAAATCAGCCTGAAAAAGGGAAACCGCGGCTTTTTCGAAGCCCGTTTGCGCGACAACATCAATCATGCTTTAAACGGTTTGCCCGGTTGCCATGTCAAAATGGATTACGGACGTTTTTTGCTGTTTTTCAATCACATGGATCAGACGCAGGAAATACTCGACCGCCTGCAACACGTGGTCGGTATTGCCTATCTGCGGCCGGCCTATCCCGGATCGCGCGATCCTGACACATTAAAAGACCAGGTTTTCGACATCGTAAAGTCCATGTCTTTTAACACATTCCGCGTTGACACGAGGCGCGCTGACAAACAGTTTCCCCATACATCGGTCGAAATCAACCGGATCGTGGGTTCGAGAATTCACATGCAACTCGGCAAACCCGTAGATTTGAGCGATCAGGCGGATTTGACCATTTCCATTGAAATTTTCAATAAAAAAGTATTTTTTTCCGTGAACAGCATCCGCGGCATCCGCGGACTGCCGGTCGGCAGTACAGGCAAAGTCGTCAGTATGCTTTCTTCCGGTATCGACTCACCGGTTTCCTCGTTCATGATGATGACACGGGGATGTCAGAATATTTTCGTCCATTTTCACAGTTATCCCTATACGGAAAAATCCTCTATCTACAACGCGCAAGCTTTGGTACGCCATTTGACCCGCTATCAATATCGTTCAAAACTGTACCTCGTTCCACTGGCCTCTATTCAGCGAGCTATTATTTCAGGCGCACCGGAAAAGTTCAGGGTTATTTTATACCGGCGCATGATGTACAGGCTGGCACAAAAAGTGGCTGAAAAGGAAGGCGCGCGGGCCCTGGTTACGGGGGACAGTCTGGGACAGGTGGCTTCACAGACATTGGAAAACATCGCCGCGATTGACGACGCCATCACCATGCCGGTATTGCGTCCGTTATCCGGGCTGGACAAGGACAGCATTATTAAAAAAGCACGCGACCTGGGCACCTTTACGACGTCCATTGAGCCGCATGATGACTGCTGCAGTTATCTGGTACCGCAACGTCCGGAAACCAAGGCAAAAATGGACCAGGTTCACAAAGCCGAATCGGGAGTCCCGGACTGGCAGGCCCAAATCAAAGACGCGCTAAAGAAAACAGAACTCGAAAAATATACCTGGTCAGTATGATACAGAAAAAACTCACAGATCTTTTAAAAACAGCCCCGGAAATACAGATCGCGGATCAGGATAAAATTTTATTCCTGAGTGACCTGCACATGGGCAATAACAAACGGCGCGATGATTTTAAAAGAAACTCAAAACTGTTTACCACGG
This genomic window from candidate division KSB1 bacterium contains:
- the thiI gene encoding tRNA uracil 4-sulfurtransferase ThiI, with product MSEHATPCIIIHHSEISLKKGNRGFFEARLRDNINHALNGLPGCHVKMDYGRFLLFFNHMDQTQEILDRLQHVVGIAYLRPAYPGSRDPDTLKDQVFDIVKSMSFNTFRVDTRRADKQFPHTSVEINRIVGSRIHMQLGKPVDLSDQADLTISIEIFNKKVFFSVNSIRGIRGLPVGSTGKVVSMLSSGIDSPVSSFMMMTRGCQNIFVHFHSYPYTEKSSIYNAQALVRHLTRYQYRSKLYLVPLASIQRAIISGAPEKFRVILYRRMMYRLAQKVAEKEGARALVTGDSLGQVASQTLENIAAIDDAITMPVLRPLSGLDKDSIIKKARDLGTFTTSIEPHDDCCSYLVPQRPETKAKMDQVHKAESGVPDWQAQIKDALKKTELEKYTWSV
- a CDS encoding TolC family protein; amino-acid sequence: MKKRILLMIVLCCSVLSAQETLDLDQCINIALQNNSQLRIAETQVDISGTQVVSARSNWLPTVGLSSGPEKPFRDRAP
- a CDS encoding YIP1 family protein, encoding MSNVQSQEKDMNVFQRIINVFLAPTATFTAVREKPKWIIPFILILLIGLFTTFMLQPVIADMQKEAMIKQYEKMGMSQQEMDQALEKARQWSGLFVYPSALIGVAMMLAAGGLVWLFVGNTVLASSMTFHQAMGLNVYRYLIISLGGLIKLPIMLSKNSMDVHFSLATFMPSDASSGFLYKFLANIEVFNIWSIAVLCIGLAVITRADVKKVWPWVAALFLIYYLAAAGLGTAFGQ
- a CDS encoding TetR/AcrR family transcriptional regulator, which gives rise to MNESKRTRLLKAAIKVFARHGFFKSKVEDIAKEAGVATGTTYLYFENKDDLLISIFEEEMAPIIERIRTLMQEKSTATEKIITFIEQHFEIVKNNPDLAVLFEVELRQSNKFLHNYHGTRFKEYLDIIGTAFSQGQEKGEFRTDIHPSIFKQIVFGAVDHISSNYALSASKNLDLNIAAQMISDTVLNGVVVK